One segment of Lepus europaeus isolate LE1 chromosome 16, mLepTim1.pri, whole genome shotgun sequence DNA contains the following:
- the LOC133775336 gene encoding cytochrome c oxidase subunit 7B2, mitochondrial, translating into MMFLLAKNALSSLKIRNIQQIMARQSHVKRSLDFHDKYGDAVLASGTTFCVVAWVFLTTQMGIEWNPSPVGRVTPIEWNDE; encoded by the coding sequence ATGATGTTTCTTTTGGCCAAAAATGCACTAAGTAGTCTCAAGATTCGAAACATTCAGCAAATTATGGCAAGACAGAGCCATGTGAAACGCTCACTGGATTTTCATGACAAGTACGGCGATGCTGTGCTAGCCAGTGGAACCACTTTCTGTGTTGTTGCATGGGTGTTTTTAACCACACAGATGGGAATAGAATGGAACCCATCCCCTGTAGGCAGAGTTACACCCATTGAGTGGAATGATGAGTAA